One genomic region from Streptomyces sp. NBC_00457 encodes:
- a CDS encoding AIM24 family protein, which yields MNQPLAGYAPAPVTARMENHGNHMLKVAMQTGNDLLARVGSMVAYEGFVQYEPNPPAVRQIARDWATGEGAPLMKASGDGLLYLADYGANVVVINLNGDGISVNATNLLAFDAHLTWGVERVKGLAKFAGQGLWNTKISGQGWVALTSRGKPIVVDCGGGEDETYVDPDALVAWSPNLKVKGKRSFKAQSLIGRGSGEAFQMAFSGQGIVVVQPSEDSTDRLRVRG from the coding sequence ATGAACCAGCCGCTCGCGGGCTACGCTCCCGCACCCGTCACCGCCCGCATGGAGAACCACGGCAACCACATGCTGAAGGTCGCCATGCAGACCGGAAACGACCTCCTCGCGCGCGTGGGGTCGATGGTCGCCTACGAGGGGTTCGTCCAGTACGAGCCCAACCCGCCCGCCGTCCGCCAGATCGCCCGCGACTGGGCCACCGGCGAGGGCGCGCCCCTGATGAAAGCCTCCGGCGACGGCCTGCTCTACCTCGCCGACTACGGCGCCAACGTCGTCGTGATCAACCTCAACGGCGACGGGATCTCCGTCAACGCCACCAATCTGCTCGCCTTCGACGCCCACCTCACCTGGGGCGTCGAGCGGGTCAAGGGGCTGGCGAAGTTCGCCGGGCAGGGCCTGTGGAACACCAAGATCTCCGGGCAGGGCTGGGTCGCGCTGACCTCCCGGGGCAAGCCGATCGTCGTCGACTGCGGCGGTGGCGAGGACGAGACGTACGTCGACCCGGACGCGCTCGTCGCCTGGTCCCCGAACCTCAAGGTGAAGGGCAAGCGCAGCTTCAAGGCGCAGTCGCTCATCGGCCGGGGCAGCGGTGAGGCCTTCCAGATGGCCTTCTCCGGCCAGGGCATCGTCGTCGTCCAGCCCAGCGAGGACAGCACCGACCGTCTCCGGGTCCGGGGCTGA
- a CDS encoding TerD family protein, whose product MAREFQRGHKAKISDLTAGTDLYVGVQISGPGLSFDISCFGLDADERLSDDRYFIFFNQPKSPEESIQLLGAQAGDTESFRVTLDRIPPQIQKLSFTATLDGAGQLSQIAPGYIRIVAGGEEVARYPFSGSEFTTERAVMLGDFYLKDVWRFAAVGQGFDGGLDALLKNFGGEVLEEETPEPQPQAQAGAAPGFAPPAQATAPPAFGAPSTPAPAPAPPAPQPAAQGFAPPPSATPPAAPQPPAPAPSVHAAPTIVAPMTPPGGAQVPPPAPAPAPYGQPPGQQQPPYGQAPGQSAPLPPGYAQPQAPQAPQAPQAPTPPPGYGQPTPPPGYGQQPQFGQAPGQQAAPHGAPQGTPQAPGVTAALQKFKETPTGQRWTQQNKKMIRVDLGIGGQPVLARQGSMVLYQGKVDFSYKSAGFAGRIAGNATGQEMQLMRCTGQGQVFLAESSTMLHPIELQGDGICVSAENVLAFDEGLQHEVRRIEGHGIPGGALFTMQFTGTGTIIVKTHGTPVVLPVTPTTFADCNAVVAWSSAAQVVVSSQVRMRRNSYPGDTGESVNLQFRGAPGNFIVVQPYEI is encoded by the coding sequence ATGGCCAGGGAATTCCAACGCGGCCACAAGGCCAAGATCAGTGACCTCACCGCGGGCACGGATCTGTACGTAGGTGTGCAGATCTCGGGCCCCGGGCTGAGCTTCGACATCAGCTGCTTCGGCCTCGACGCCGACGAACGGCTCTCGGACGACCGGTACTTCATCTTCTTCAACCAGCCGAAGTCCCCCGAGGAGTCCATCCAACTGCTGGGGGCGCAGGCCGGCGACACGGAGTCCTTCCGGGTCACGCTCGACAGGATCCCGCCGCAGATCCAGAAGCTGTCCTTCACGGCGACGCTGGACGGCGCCGGTCAGCTGTCGCAGATCGCCCCCGGATACATCCGCATCGTCGCCGGTGGCGAGGAAGTGGCCCGCTATCCCTTCAGCGGCTCGGAGTTCACCACCGAACGGGCCGTGATGCTGGGCGACTTCTACCTGAAGGACGTCTGGCGGTTCGCCGCGGTCGGTCAGGGCTTCGACGGCGGCCTCGACGCGCTGCTGAAGAACTTCGGCGGCGAGGTCCTCGAAGAGGAGACGCCCGAGCCGCAGCCACAGGCCCAGGCCGGTGCGGCTCCCGGTTTCGCGCCGCCCGCGCAGGCCACCGCGCCGCCCGCCTTCGGCGCCCCGTCCACCCCGGCACCCGCCCCGGCGCCTCCGGCACCGCAGCCCGCCGCGCAGGGCTTCGCGCCCCCGCCCTCGGCCACGCCGCCGGCAGCACCCCAGCCCCCGGCGCCCGCACCCTCCGTGCACGCCGCGCCCACCATCGTCGCCCCGATGACACCGCCTGGCGGCGCCCAGGTGCCGCCCCCTGCCCCCGCCCCGGCGCCCTACGGACAGCCCCCCGGCCAGCAGCAGCCGCCGTACGGCCAGGCCCCGGGCCAGAGCGCCCCGCTGCCGCCCGGCTACGCCCAGCCCCAGGCACCGCAGGCCCCCCAGGCACCGCAAGCCCCCACGCCGCCGCCCGGCTACGGTCAGCCGACCCCGCCCCCGGGCTATGGACAGCAGCCGCAGTTCGGGCAGGCCCCGGGCCAGCAGGCAGCCCCGCACGGCGCTCCTCAGGGCACCCCGCAGGCCCCCGGTGTCACCGCCGCGCTCCAGAAGTTCAAGGAGACGCCCACCGGACAGCGCTGGACGCAGCAGAACAAGAAGATGATCCGCGTCGACCTCGGCATCGGCGGGCAGCCGGTTCTGGCCCGGCAGGGCAGCATGGTGCTCTACCAGGGCAAGGTCGACTTCAGCTACAAGAGCGCGGGCTTCGCCGGCCGGATCGCGGGCAACGCGACCGGCCAGGAGATGCAGCTGATGCGCTGTACCGGCCAGGGCCAGGTGTTCCTCGCCGAGAGTTCCACCATGCTGCACCCCATCGAGCTCCAGGGCGACGGCATCTGTGTCTCCGCCGAGAACGTCCTCGCCTTCGACGAGGGCCTCCAGCACGAGGTCCGCCGTATCGAGGGACACGGCATCCCCGGAGGCGCGCTGTTCACGATGCAGTTCACCGGGACCGGCACGATCATCGTGAAGACGCACGGCACGCCCGTGGTGCTGCCGGTCACGCCCACGACGTTCGCGGACTGCAACGCCGTGGTCGCCTGGTCGTCCGCCGCCCAGGTGGTCGTCTCCAGCCAGGTCCGGATGCGCCGCAACTCCTACCCCGGCGACACCGGGGAGAGCGTCAACCTCCAGTTCCGCGGCGCTCCCGGCAACTTCATCGTCGTCCAGCCGTACGAGATCTGA
- a CDS encoding M48 metallopeptidase family protein, which translates to MSADPLHRAGTPQRSTTSPPPSGPVASAIEVRRSARRRRTVSAYREGDRTVVLIPARMSEAEEQRWVNVMLDKLAAQESKRQLGDAELAERAERLSDQYFGGRARPTSVRWVTNQNTRWGSCTPAEGSIRLSHRLQGMPEYVVDYVLLHELAHLLVPGHGPRFWRLLEAYPRTERARGYLEGVVAADRLPHLPGARTE; encoded by the coding sequence GTGTCCGCCGACCCACTGCACCGCGCCGGAACTCCACAGCGCAGTACGACGAGCCCGCCGCCGAGCGGCCCGGTGGCGAGCGCGATCGAGGTGCGCCGGAGCGCCCGCAGACGCAGGACGGTCTCCGCGTACCGCGAGGGCGATCGCACCGTCGTGCTCATTCCCGCCCGGATGTCCGAGGCGGAGGAGCAGCGCTGGGTCAACGTCATGCTCGACAAGCTCGCCGCCCAGGAGAGCAAGCGGCAGCTGGGCGACGCCGAGCTCGCGGAGCGGGCGGAACGGCTCTCGGACCAGTACTTCGGCGGTCGCGCCCGGCCTACGTCCGTGCGCTGGGTCACCAACCAGAACACACGCTGGGGCTCGTGCACCCCGGCCGAGGGCAGTATCCGGCTCTCGCACCGGCTGCAGGGCATGCCCGAGTACGTCGTCGACTACGTCCTGCTCCATGAGCTCGCGCATCTGCTGGTCCCCGGACACGGGCCCCGGTTCTGGCGCCTGCTGGAGGCGTACCCGCGGACCGAGCGGGCCCGCGGCTATCTCGAAGGGGTGGTCGCCGCCGACCGGCTGCCGCATCTCCCCGGCGCGCGCACCGAGTGA
- a CDS encoding ThiF family adenylyltransferase: protein MHPMVKPALRRGWRDLNTVQFGMTPAHAMTLGPMDTATGSFLDLLNGTRGLPLLREVGRRMDLPDGHVDELVGRLARSGLVDDASGGGPAAEALRKKKEVLDRLRPDLASLTLTTSAPGDAMRQLAARRSLRVQVRGAGRVGAVLASLLSGAGVGEVDVLDGGTVEPWDIAPGGLPAESVGDRRAEAARRAVRRAAPDRPPRRGPQPPLEDGDPGFSLVVLAPRDDVGVHAPVPATAEPLITSGTPHLYAGVVEGTGVVGPLVLPGETSCAGCLHEGRTDRDPAWPRLVAQWRSGKQRQVGPCDLALATTVAGLAATHALAFLDGHLPSTAGARWEVSLPGLHWHARPIWAHHACPCGAAEKAKGAHSSEDENSHETMAEQQPSKEFRRTTHAARLAGTWRAHV, encoded by the coding sequence ATGCATCCGATGGTGAAGCCCGCGCTCAGGCGCGGCTGGCGCGACCTCAACACCGTGCAGTTCGGGATGACACCGGCGCACGCGATGACGCTGGGTCCGATGGACACGGCGACGGGAAGCTTTCTCGATCTGCTCAACGGCACGCGCGGACTCCCACTGCTGCGCGAGGTGGGCCGGCGAATGGATCTGCCGGACGGACATGTCGACGAGCTGGTTGGGCGGCTGGCGCGGTCCGGCCTCGTCGACGACGCGTCAGGCGGCGGCCCGGCGGCCGAGGCACTGCGCAAGAAGAAGGAGGTCCTGGACCGGCTGCGCCCCGATCTGGCCTCCCTGACCCTGACCACCTCCGCACCGGGCGACGCGATGCGGCAGCTGGCGGCCCGCCGCTCCCTGCGGGTCCAGGTGCGGGGCGCCGGCCGGGTGGGAGCGGTGCTCGCCTCCCTGCTGTCGGGCGCCGGCGTCGGAGAGGTGGACGTACTCGACGGCGGCACCGTCGAGCCCTGGGACATCGCACCGGGTGGCCTGCCCGCCGAGTCGGTCGGCGACCGCAGAGCCGAAGCGGCCCGCCGGGCCGTACGCCGGGCGGCACCGGACAGGCCGCCGCGCCGCGGCCCGCAGCCCCCGCTCGAGGACGGCGACCCGGGATTCTCCCTGGTCGTCCTCGCGCCACGGGACGACGTCGGTGTGCACGCCCCCGTCCCCGCCACCGCCGAGCCGCTGATCACCTCCGGCACGCCTCATCTGTACGCCGGAGTCGTGGAGGGAACCGGCGTGGTCGGCCCTCTCGTCCTGCCCGGGGAGACCAGCTGTGCGGGCTGTCTGCACGAAGGGCGCACAGACCGGGATCCGGCCTGGCCACGCCTGGTGGCCCAGTGGCGCTCGGGGAAACAACGGCAGGTGGGACCCTGCGATCTGGCGCTGGCCACCACAGTCGCCGGGCTTGCCGCCACACATGCGCTCGCCTTCCTGGACGGCCATCTGCCGTCGACCGCCGGCGCCCGCTGGGAGGTGTCCCTGCCCGGCCTCCACTGGCATGCGCGGCCGATCTGGGCCCATCACGCATGCCCCTGCGGCGCCGCGGAGAAAGCTAAGGGGGCACACTCCTCGGAGGACGAGAACTCACACGAGACAATGGCAGAGCAACAACCGTCGAAGGAGTTTCGCCGTACGACACACGCGGCGCGGCTGGCTGGGACCTGGAGGGCGCATGTCTGA
- a CDS encoding ABC1 kinase family protein produces MSDLPRKAVTRTAKLAALPLGFAGRATWGLGKRIVGESAEIVGRELQQRTAEQLFKVLGELKGGAMKFGQALSVFESALPEEVAGPYRAALTKLQDAAPPMPTRTVHAVLSERLGEEWHDLFLEFEDKPSAAASIGQVHRGVWQDGREVAVKVQYPGAGEALLSDLNQLSRFARLLGPLIPGMDIKPLIAELRDRVSEELDYGLEAQAQQAHAEEFTDDPDVVVPEVVHQCEQVLITEWMDGIPMSEIISEGTQDQRDRAGQLLARFLFSGPARTGLLHADPHPGNFRLLPGGPDGEDDWRLGVLDFGTVDRLPGGLPTPIGDSLRMTLDGEADAIYELLCTEGFVKDSIDLDPDAVLDYLLPIIEPARVDEFTFTRGWMRSQAARVADPRSPAYQLGKQLNLPPAYLLIHRVTLSTIGVLCQLGATVRLREELEEWLPGFMPEEILDEEDSAAEA; encoded by the coding sequence ATGTCTGATCTTCCCCGGAAGGCGGTCACCCGGACCGCCAAGCTCGCCGCGCTCCCGCTCGGCTTCGCCGGGCGGGCCACCTGGGGACTGGGCAAGCGGATCGTCGGCGAGTCCGCGGAGATCGTCGGCCGCGAACTGCAGCAGCGCACCGCGGAGCAGTTGTTCAAGGTCCTCGGCGAGCTGAAAGGCGGGGCGATGAAGTTCGGGCAGGCCCTGTCCGTCTTCGAGTCCGCGCTGCCCGAGGAGGTCGCCGGGCCCTACCGGGCGGCGCTGACCAAGTTGCAGGACGCGGCCCCACCGATGCCGACGCGCACCGTGCACGCCGTGCTCTCGGAGCGGCTCGGCGAGGAGTGGCACGACCTGTTCCTCGAGTTCGAGGACAAGCCCTCCGCGGCAGCCTCGATCGGCCAGGTGCACCGGGGAGTGTGGCAGGACGGCCGCGAGGTGGCGGTCAAGGTGCAATACCCGGGCGCCGGAGAAGCCCTGCTGTCCGATCTGAACCAACTGAGCCGTTTCGCCCGCCTGTTGGGCCCGCTCATCCCGGGGATGGACATCAAGCCCCTCATCGCGGAGCTGCGCGACCGGGTCTCGGAAGAGTTGGACTACGGCCTGGAAGCGCAGGCCCAGCAGGCGCACGCCGAGGAGTTCACGGACGACCCGGACGTCGTGGTGCCCGAGGTGGTCCACCAGTGTGAGCAGGTTCTGATCACCGAGTGGATGGACGGCATCCCCATGTCGGAGATCATCTCGGAGGGCACCCAGGACCAGCGCGACCGGGCCGGCCAGCTCCTGGCCCGCTTCCTCTTCTCCGGCCCGGCCCGCACCGGCCTCCTGCACGCCGACCCGCACCCGGGCAACTTCCGGCTCCTGCCCGGCGGTCCCGACGGCGAGGACGACTGGCGCCTGGGCGTGCTGGACTTCGGCACCGTGGACCGCCTCCCGGGCGGACTGCCGACCCCGATCGGCGACTCCCTGCGTATGACGCTGGACGGCGAGGCGGACGCCATCTATGAACTGCTGTGCACGGAGGGCTTCGTCAAGGACTCGATAGACCTGGACCCCGACGCCGTCCTCGACTACCTCCTGCCGATCATCGAACCGGCCCGTGTGGACGAGTTCACCTTCACCCGCGGCTGGATGCGCAGCCAGGCGGCCCGAGTCGCCGATCCGCGTTCCCCCGCCTACCAGTTGGGCAAGCAGCTCAATCTGCCTCCGGCGTATCTGCTGATACACCGGGTGACCCTCAGCACGATCGGCGTGCTGTGCCAGCTGGGAGCGACGGTGCGACTGCGCGAGGAACTGGAGGAGTGGCTGCCGGGGTTCATGCCTGAGGAGATCCTGGACGAGGAGGATTCGGCGGCGGAGGCGTAA
- a CDS encoding WhiB family transcriptional regulator has product MQLEAHAPSVPPSDTIPKPGLTEDSTLTPLTALTALDDAIENLGVPVPCRSYDPEVFFAESPADVEYAKSLCRTCPLIEACLAGAKERREPWGVWGGELFVQGVVVARKRPRGRPRKNPVTA; this is encoded by the coding sequence GTGCAACTCGAAGCGCACGCCCCGTCCGTACCGCCTTCCGACACGATCCCCAAGCCCGGCCTCACGGAGGACTCCACCTTGACCCCGCTCACCGCGCTCACCGCGCTGGACGACGCCATCGAGAACCTCGGCGTGCCCGTCCCCTGCCGTTCCTACGACCCGGAGGTCTTCTTCGCCGAGTCGCCGGCGGACGTCGAGTACGCCAAGTCCCTCTGCCGCACCTGCCCGCTGATCGAGGCCTGCCTCGCCGGCGCCAAGGAGCGGCGTGAGCCCTGGGGCGTCTGGGGTGGCGAGCTGTTCGTCCAGGGTGTCGTCGTCGCCCGGAAGCGGCCGCGTGGCCGCCCGCGCAAGAACCCGGTCACGGCATGA
- a CDS encoding ATP-dependent DNA helicase UvrD2, translated as MTAATHSTLFPQAPGSADAVLEGLDPEQREVATALQGPVCVLAGAGTGKTRAITHRIAYGVRAGILQPSSVLAVTFTNRAAGEMRGRLRQLGAAGVQARTFHSAALRQLQYFWPKAIGGSMPRLVDRKIQLVADAAAACSIRLDRGELRDVTAEIEWSKVTQTVPADYAAAAAKSGREIPRHPAEIAQLYSAYEDVKRSRAVIDFEDVLLLTVAVLQDRHDIAEQVRAQYQHFVVDEYQDVSPLQQRMLELWLGDRENLCVVGDASQTIYSFTGATPDHLLDFRTRHPGATVVKLVRDYRSTPQVVHLANGLLAQARGRAADHRLELISQRAPGPEPAYTQYDDEPAEAEGAARRIRELIDAGVPASEIAILFRTNSQSETYEQALADAGVSYQLRGAERFFDRPEVRKAGIALRGAARFGGNDSLLDDAVDLPSQVRAVLSGEGWTPHPPAGSGAVRERWESLAALVNLAVDFAAASPGATLGDLVAELDERANAQHAPTVQGVTLASLHSAKGLEWDVVFLVGVADGMMPITYAKTEEQIEEERRLLYVGVTRAREQLHVSWALSRSPGGRPNRKPSPFLDGLRPGSTTIAGRAATVGAGGVERGFTTSTPAVAPRRRQRSPARCRVCGRTLTEAGEMKLMRCEDCPSDMDEGLYERLREWRAEQAQRSGQPAFCVFTDKTLMAIAEAVPDDDGELARIPGVGVRKLNRYGADVLAICAGREGPGEEDEG; from the coding sequence GTGACAGCAGCAACGCACTCCACGCTCTTCCCGCAGGCACCGGGCTCGGCCGACGCGGTGCTCGAAGGGCTCGACCCCGAGCAGCGCGAGGTGGCGACCGCCCTGCAGGGCCCGGTCTGTGTGCTGGCGGGCGCAGGCACGGGCAAGACACGGGCGATCACCCACCGCATCGCCTATGGGGTGCGCGCCGGAATTCTCCAGCCCTCCAGTGTGCTGGCCGTCACCTTCACCAACCGTGCCGCCGGGGAGATGCGCGGCCGGCTGCGCCAGCTCGGCGCCGCCGGGGTCCAGGCCCGCACCTTCCACTCGGCAGCCCTGCGCCAGCTGCAGTACTTCTGGCCGAAGGCGATCGGCGGCTCCATGCCCCGGCTCGTCGACCGCAAGATCCAACTGGTGGCCGACGCGGCCGCTGCCTGCAGCATCCGCCTCGACCGCGGCGAGCTGCGGGACGTCACCGCCGAGATCGAGTGGTCCAAGGTCACCCAGACCGTCCCCGCCGACTACGCTGCCGCCGCCGCCAAGTCCGGCCGCGAGATCCCCCGTCACCCGGCCGAGATCGCCCAGCTCTACTCCGCCTACGAGGACGTCAAGCGCAGTCGCGCCGTCATCGACTTCGAGGACGTCCTGCTGCTGACCGTCGCCGTCCTCCAGGACCGGCACGACATCGCCGAGCAGGTCCGCGCCCAGTACCAGCACTTCGTGGTCGACGAGTACCAGGACGTCAGCCCGCTCCAGCAGCGCATGCTGGAGCTGTGGCTCGGCGACCGGGAGAACCTGTGCGTGGTCGGCGACGCCAGCCAGACGATCTACTCGTTCACAGGAGCAACCCCGGACCATCTGCTCGACTTCCGCACCCGCCACCCCGGCGCCACCGTGGTCAAGCTGGTCCGTGACTACCGTTCCACCCCACAGGTCGTCCACCTGGCCAACGGCCTGCTCGCCCAGGCCCGCGGACGCGCAGCCGATCACCGCCTGGAGCTGATCTCCCAGCGAGCCCCGGGCCCCGAGCCCGCCTACACCCAGTACGACGACGAGCCCGCCGAGGCAGAAGGCGCCGCCCGTCGTATCCGAGAGCTCATCGACGCCGGTGTCCCGGCGAGCGAGATCGCGATCCTGTTCCGTACGAACTCCCAGTCCGAGACCTACGAACAGGCCCTCGCCGACGCCGGGGTGTCCTACCAGCTGCGGGGCGCCGAGCGGTTCTTCGACCGGCCCGAGGTCCGTAAGGCGGGCATCGCCCTGCGGGGCGCGGCCCGTTTCGGCGGCAACGACTCCCTGCTCGACGACGCGGTCGACCTCCCCTCCCAGGTGCGTGCCGTGCTCTCCGGCGAGGGCTGGACGCCGCATCCCCCGGCCGGGTCCGGTGCCGTCAGAGAGCGGTGGGAGTCCCTGGCCGCCCTGGTGAACCTGGCGGTGGACTTCGCCGCCGCCAGCCCCGGCGCCACCCTCGGCGACCTGGTCGCGGAGCTCGACGAGCGGGCGAACGCCCAGCACGCCCCGACCGTGCAGGGCGTCACGCTCGCCTCCCTGCACTCGGCCAAGGGCCTGGAGTGGGACGTCGTCTTCCTGGTGGGCGTGGCCGACGGCATGATGCCGATCACCTATGCGAAGACGGAGGAGCAGATCGAGGAGGAACGCCGGCTCCTCTATGTCGGCGTGACCCGCGCTCGAGAACAGCTCCATGTTTCCTGGGCGTTGTCCCGCTCGCCCGGCGGCCGCCCGAACCGCAAGCCCAGCCCCTTCCTCGACGGGCTGCGCCCCGGTTCGACCACCATCGCCGGCCGCGCCGCGACGGTCGGCGCCGGTGGCGTCGAGCGTGGCTTCACCACCAGCACGCCGGCCGTCGCGCCGAGACGCAGACAGCGCAGCCCGGCCCGCTGCCGAGTCTGCGGACGCACCCTCACCGAGGCCGGCGAGATGAAGCTGATGCGCTGCGAGGACTGCCCCTCCGACATGGACGAGGGCCTCTACGAGCGGTTGCGTGAGTGGCGTGCGGAACAGGCGCAGCGCAGCGGCCAGCCCGCCTTCTGCGTCTTCACCGACAAGACGCTGATGGCCATCGCCGAGGCCGTGCCCGACGACGACGGCGAGTTGGCGCGGATCCCGGGCGTGGGGGTGCGCAAGCTCAACCGCTACGGCGCCGATGTGCTGGCCATCTGCGCAGGCCGGGAGGGGCCGGGAGAGGAAGACGAGGGCTGA
- a CDS encoding mycoredoxin → MPGTVTMYSTTWCGYCRRLKSQMDREGIAYNEINIEQDPESAAFVEKANGGNQTVPTVLIIAPSGNESVMTNPSLAQVKAALAT, encoded by the coding sequence ATGCCGGGCACTGTGACGATGTACAGCACCACGTGGTGCGGCTACTGCCGTCGGCTGAAGAGCCAGATGGACCGCGAGGGCATCGCGTACAACGAGATCAACATCGAGCAGGACCCGGAGTCGGCCGCCTTCGTGGAGAAGGCGAACGGCGGGAACCAGACGGTGCCCACGGTCTTGATCATTGCCCCCTCGGGCAATGAGTCGGTCATGACCAACCCGAGCCTTGCCCAGGTGAAGGCCGCTCTCGCTACCTGA
- the nudC gene encoding NAD(+) diphosphatase — MTTWTDHTADRPISLTTPSGIDRAAHHRLDEAWLAAAWSHPTTRCFVVSGGQVLIDETPDGRTELVMTPSFEAPLTEAHRYFLGIDEDGVSYFALQKDALPGRIDQSARAAGLREAGLLLSPRDTGLMVHAVGLENWQRTHRFCSRCGERTVIAAAGHIRRCPACGAEHYPRTDPAVIMAVTDAEDRILLGRQVHWPEGRFSTLAGFVEPGESIEQSVRREVFEEAGITVGQVEYVASQPWPFPSSLMLGFMARATTTDIEVDGDEIHEARWFTRDELRAAFDSGEVLPPYGISIAARLIELWYGKPLPTRSVF; from the coding sequence GTGACCACCTGGACCGACCACACCGCCGACCGACCCATCTCGCTCACCACCCCCAGCGGCATCGACCGCGCCGCCCACCACCGGCTCGACGAGGCCTGGCTCGCGGCGGCATGGAGCCACCCCACGACCCGCTGCTTCGTGGTCTCCGGCGGTCAGGTCCTCATCGACGAGACGCCCGACGGGCGCACCGAACTCGTCATGACCCCCTCCTTCGAAGCCCCCCTCACCGAGGCACACCGCTACTTCCTCGGCATCGACGAGGACGGCGTCAGCTACTTCGCCCTCCAGAAGGACGCCCTCCCCGGCCGCATCGACCAGTCCGCGCGCGCGGCGGGGCTGCGCGAGGCGGGGCTGCTGCTGTCACCGCGCGACACAGGCCTGATGGTGCACGCGGTCGGTCTGGAGAACTGGCAGCGCACCCACCGCTTCTGCTCCCGCTGCGGCGAGCGCACGGTCATCGCCGCGGCCGGCCACATCCGCCGCTGCCCGGCCTGCGGCGCCGAGCACTACCCGCGCACCGACCCGGCCGTGATCATGGCCGTCACCGATGCAGAGGACCGCATCCTGCTCGGCCGCCAGGTGCACTGGCCCGAGGGCCGCTTCTCCACGCTCGCCGGCTTCGTCGAGCCCGGCGAGTCCATCGAGCAGTCCGTGCGCCGCGAGGTCTTCGAGGAGGCCGGCATCACCGTCGGCCAGGTCGAATACGTCGCCAGCCAGCCCTGGCCCTTCCCGTCCAGCCTGATGCTCGGCTTCATGGCGCGCGCCACCACGACCGACATCGAGGTCGACGGCGACGAGATCCACGAGGCCCGCTGGTTCACCCGCGACGAGCTGCGCGCCGCCTTCGACTCCGGCGAGGTCCTCCCGCCGTACGGCATCTCGATCGCGGCCCGCCTCATCGAGCTCTGGTACGGCAAGCCACTGCCGACGCGCAGCGTTTTCTGA
- a CDS encoding dipeptidase, whose translation MSQSVDSAVSAVRTHIEQHRTAFLDDLAEWLRIPSVSAQPDHAADVRRSADWLAAKLKETGFPTTEVWQTPGAPAVFAEWPADDLEAPTVLVYGHHDVQPAAREDGWDSDPFEPVVRENRLYARGAADDKGQVFFHTLGVRAHLAATGRATPAVNLKLLIEGEEESGSPHFRALVEEHADRLAADAVIVSDTSMWDEHTPTVCTGMRGLAECEIQFHGPDQDIHSGAFGGAVPNPATAAARLVAALHDDHARVTIPGFYDGIVELTDRERELFAELPFDEEQWLRTAKSYATQGEAGHTTLERIWARPTAEVNGIGGGYQGPGSKTIIPSSAMVKLSFRLVTGQDPERIEQAVRAWAADQVPAGIRHEITFAAATRPCLTPLDHPALQSVARAMSRAFERPVLFTRVGGSGPAADLQEVLGAPVLFLGISVPSDGWHAPNEKVELDLLLKGVETSAYLWADLADNWRHAP comes from the coding sequence ATGAGCCAGTCCGTTGACAGTGCCGTCAGCGCCGTCCGCACGCACATCGAGCAGCACCGCACCGCCTTCCTCGACGACCTCGCCGAGTGGCTGCGCATCCCGTCCGTGTCGGCGCAGCCCGACCACGCGGCGGACGTGCGCCGCAGCGCCGACTGGCTCGCCGCCAAGCTCAAGGAGACCGGCTTCCCCACGACCGAGGTCTGGCAGACACCCGGGGCACCCGCCGTCTTCGCCGAGTGGCCCGCCGACGACCTCGAGGCGCCCACGGTCCTGGTCTACGGCCATCACGACGTCCAGCCCGCCGCCCGCGAGGACGGCTGGGACAGCGACCCCTTCGAGCCGGTCGTCCGCGAAAACCGCCTCTACGCGCGCGGGGCTGCCGACGACAAGGGCCAGGTGTTCTTCCACACACTCGGCGTCCGCGCGCACCTCGCCGCGACGGGCCGCGCCACCCCGGCCGTCAACCTCAAGCTGCTGATCGAGGGCGAGGAGGAGTCCGGCTCCCCGCACTTCCGCGCCCTCGTCGAGGAGCACGCGGACCGGCTCGCGGCCGATGCCGTGATCGTCTCCGACACCAGCATGTGGGACGAGCACACCCCCACCGTGTGCACCGGCATGCGCGGCCTCGCCGAGTGCGAGATCCAGTTCCACGGCCCCGACCAGGACATCCACTCCGGTGCCTTCGGCGGCGCCGTCCCCAACCCGGCGACCGCCGCCGCCCGCCTCGTAGCCGCGCTGCACGACGACCACGCGCGCGTGACGATCCCCGGCTTCTACGATGGCATCGTCGAACTCACCGACCGGGAGCGCGAACTCTTCGCCGAGCTGCCTTTCGACGAGGAGCAGTGGCTGCGCACGGCCAAGTCGTACGCCACCCAGGGCGAGGCCGGGCACACCACCCTGGAGCGGATCTGGGCCCGCCCCACCGCCGAGGTCAACGGCATCGGGGGTGGCTACCAGGGGCCCGGAAGCAAGACCATCATTCCGTCGTCCGCGATGGTGAAGCTTTCCTTCCGGCTCGTCACAGGGCAGGACCCCGAGCGGATCGAGCAGGCCGTGCGTGCCTGGGCCGCCGACCAGGTGCCCGCCGGAATCCGGCACGAGATCACCTTCGCCGCCGCCACGCGTCCGTGCCTCACGCCGCTCGACCACCCGGCGCTGCAGTCTGTGGCCCGCGCCATGAGCCGAGCCTTCGAAAGACCGGTCCTCTTCACACGCGTCGGCGGCTCGGGACCGGCCGCCGACCTCCAGGAAGTGCTCGGCGCTCCCGTGCTCTTCCTGGGCATCTCCGTCCCGTCCGACGGCTGGCACGCCCCGAACGAGAAGGTCGAGCTGGATCTGCTCCTCAAAGGCGTCGAGACCAGCGCATATCTGTGGGCCGACCTCGCGGACAACTGGCGCCATGCTCCCTGA